One part of the Streptomyces lienomycini genome encodes these proteins:
- the topA gene encoding type I DNA topoisomerase, with protein MSPTSETANGGRRLVIVESPAKAKTIKGYLGPGYVVEASVGHIRDLPSGAAEVPEKYTGEVRRLGVDVEHDFQPIYVVNADKKSQVKKLKDLLKESDELFLATDEDREGEAIAWHLQEVLKPKIPVKRMVFHEITKDAIRAAVANPRELNQKLVDAQETRRILDRLYGYEVSPVLWKKVMPRLSAGRVQSVATRLVVERERDRMAFRSAEYWDLTGTFATGRAGDASDPSSLVARLQTVDGRRVAQGRDFDSLGQIKSANTLHLDEANARALAAALENTRFAVRSVESKPYRRSPYAPFRTTTLQQEASRKLGFGAKSTMQVAQKLYENGYITYMRTDSTTLSDTAVTAARAQVTQLYGADYLPPQPRTYAGKVKNAQEAHEAIRPSGDRFRTPAETGLTGDQFKLYELIWKRTVASQMKDATGNSVTVKIGGAASDGRDVEFSASGKTITFHGFLKAYVEGADDPNAELDDRERRLPQVAEGDALTADEITVDGHATKPPARYTEASLVKELEEREIGRPSTYASIIGTILDRGYVFKKGTALVPSFLSFAVVNLLEKHFGRLVDYDFTAKMEDDLDAIARGEAQAVPWLRRFYFGEGVGTGGGAADAGNGDGDHLGGLKELVTDLGAIDAREVSSFPVGNDIKLRVGRYGPYVERGEKDAENHQRADVPEDLAPDELSVELAEELLAKPSGDFELGTDPATGHAVVAKDGRYGPYVTEVLPEGTPKTGKNAVKPRTASLFKSMSLDTVTLDDALRLMSLPRVVGTDAEGVEITAQNGRYGPYLKKGTDSRSLQTEEQLFEITLEEALAIYAQPKQRGRAAAKPPLKELGTDPVSEKPVVVKDGRFGPYVTDGETNATLRSGDSVEEITPERGYELLAEKRAKGPAKKTAKKAVKKTAAKKAPAKKAAATKKTAAAKTTAAKKTAAKSTAKKTATKKATASKTSED; from the coding sequence TTGTCCCCGACCAGCGAGACCGCGAACGGCGGCCGCCGACTCGTCATCGTCGAGTCGCCTGCCAAGGCGAAGACGATCAAGGGCTATCTCGGCCCTGGCTACGTCGTCGAGGCGAGCGTCGGGCACATTCGCGACCTCCCCAGCGGCGCGGCGGAGGTGCCGGAGAAGTACACCGGCGAGGTCCGCCGCCTCGGTGTGGACGTCGAACACGACTTCCAGCCGATCTATGTGGTCAACGCGGACAAGAAGTCCCAGGTCAAGAAGCTCAAGGACCTGCTGAAGGAGTCCGACGAGCTCTTCCTCGCCACCGATGAGGACCGCGAGGGCGAGGCCATCGCCTGGCACCTCCAGGAAGTCCTCAAGCCGAAGATCCCGGTCAAGCGCATGGTGTTCCACGAGATCACCAAGGACGCGATCCGCGCCGCCGTCGCCAACCCGCGCGAGCTGAACCAGAAGCTGGTCGACGCCCAGGAGACCCGCCGCATCCTCGACCGCCTCTACGGCTACGAGGTCTCGCCGGTCCTGTGGAAGAAGGTCATGCCGCGCCTGTCGGCCGGCCGCGTCCAGTCCGTCGCCACCCGCCTCGTGGTCGAGCGGGAACGCGACCGCATGGCGTTCCGCTCCGCCGAGTACTGGGACCTCACCGGCACCTTCGCGACCGGCCGTGCGGGAGACGCCTCTGACCCGTCGTCGCTGGTCGCCCGCCTCCAGACCGTCGACGGACGGCGTGTCGCGCAGGGCCGCGACTTCGACTCCCTGGGGCAGATCAAGAGCGCGAACACCCTCCACCTCGACGAGGCGAACGCCCGCGCGCTGGCCGCCGCACTGGAGAACACGCGCTTCGCCGTCCGCTCGGTCGAGTCCAAGCCGTACCGCCGCTCGCCGTACGCCCCGTTCCGTACGACGACGCTGCAGCAGGAGGCGAGCCGCAAGCTCGGCTTCGGTGCGAAGTCGACCATGCAGGTCGCCCAGAAACTGTACGAGAACGGCTACATCACCTACATGCGTACGGACTCCACGACCCTGAGCGACACGGCGGTCACCGCCGCCCGCGCCCAGGTGACGCAGCTGTACGGCGCCGACTACCTGCCGCCCCAGCCGCGCACGTACGCCGGCAAGGTCAAGAACGCGCAGGAGGCGCACGAGGCGATCCGCCCCTCCGGCGACCGCTTCCGCACCCCCGCCGAGACCGGACTGACCGGCGACCAGTTCAAGCTGTACGAACTGATCTGGAAGCGGACCGTCGCCTCCCAGATGAAGGACGCGACCGGCAACAGCGTCACCGTGAAGATCGGCGGCGCCGCCTCCGACGGCCGGGACGTCGAGTTCAGCGCCTCCGGCAAGACCATCACCTTCCACGGCTTCCTCAAGGCCTACGTCGAGGGCGCCGACGACCCGAACGCCGAGCTGGACGACCGCGAGCGCCGCCTGCCGCAGGTCGCCGAGGGCGACGCGCTGACCGCCGACGAGATCACGGTCGACGGCCACGCCACCAAGCCCCCGGCCCGCTACACCGAGGCGTCGCTGGTCAAGGAGCTGGAAGAGCGCGAGATCGGCCGCCCGTCGACGTACGCGTCGATCATCGGCACCATCCTGGACCGCGGCTACGTCTTCAAGAAGGGCACGGCACTCGTCCCGTCCTTCCTCTCCTTCGCCGTGGTCAACCTCCTGGAGAAGCACTTCGGGCGGCTCGTCGACTACGACTTCACCGCCAAGATGGAGGACGACCTCGACGCCATCGCCCGCGGCGAGGCCCAGGCGGTGCCGTGGCTGCGCCGCTTCTACTTCGGCGAGGGCGTCGGCACGGGCGGCGGCGCGGCCGACGCGGGCAACGGCGACGGGGACCACCTCGGCGGCCTCAAGGAACTGGTCACCGACCTCGGCGCGATCGACGCCCGCGAGGTGTCGTCCTTCCCCGTCGGCAACGACATCAAGCTGCGCGTCGGCCGCTACGGCCCCTATGTCGAGCGCGGCGAGAAGGACGCCGAGAACCACCAGCGCGCCGACGTCCCCGAGGACCTGGCGCCGGACGAGCTGTCCGTGGAGCTGGCGGAGGAGCTGCTCGCCAAGCCGAGCGGCGACTTCGAGCTGGGCACCGACCCGGCCACCGGTCACGCCGTCGTCGCCAAGGACGGCCGCTACGGCCCCTACGTCACCGAGGTGCTCCCCGAGGGCACCCCGAAGACCGGCAAGAACGCCGTGAAGCCGCGCACCGCCTCACTGTTCAAGTCGATGTCCCTGGACACGGTGACCCTCGACGACGCCCTGCGGCTCATGTCGCTGCCGCGCGTCGTCGGCACCGACGCGGAGGGCGTCGAGATCACCGCGCAGAACGGCCGCTACGGCCCGTACCTGAAGAAGGGCACGGACTCGCGGTCCCTGCAGACCGAGGAGCAGCTCTTCGAGATCACGCTGGAGGAGGCGCTGGCGATCTACGCCCAGCCCAAGCAGCGTGGCCGGGCCGCGGCCAAGCCGCCGCTGAAGGAGCTGGGCACCGACCCGGTCAGCGAGAAGCCTGTCGTGGTCAAGGACGGCCGCTTCGGCCCGTACGTCACCGACGGCGAGACCAACGCGACCCTGCGCTCCGGCGACAGTGTCGAGGAGATCACGCCCGAGCGGGGCTACGAACTGCTCGCCGAGAAGCGCGCCAAGGGGCCCGCCAAGAAGACGGCGAAGAAGGCCGTGAAGAAGACGGCCGCCAAGAAGGCCCCGGCCAAGAAGGCGGCGGCGACCAAGAAGACGGCCGCCGCGAAGACCACGGCGGCCAAGAAGACCGCCGCCAAGAGCACCGCGAAGAAGACGGCGACCAAGAAGGCGACCGCGTCGAAGACCTCGGAGGACTGA
- the tmk gene encoding dTMP kinase yields MTRAEQPTAPHPAPDDALVADSRERAVRALLRRPQLRRLWSAQLVGGVGDILALLVLVLLAVQAAIGAGSFGGGYRGVAFAVATVFGVRILATLLFGAVLLGPLTALTSQDGPLDRRWTMVGADGLRAALLIVAPLWIDWTPDNALAALLVTAFVTGVAERFWTVCRESAAPALLPAPPLEGATVRPLPDHMDALRRLSLRTSFVAIPLAGVALVLAGLLNNLLGAGIDWFAEHQAALGSYVAAGLFAASLSVVSFLELPAVRTPRARSPLEGMRRPKSGGGVDKGRTGVLPLLVFACAAVAAVVAATVAVAVLHAKDLGGGPVLYGLTVGALTGGVVVGIRTAPALLPSLSRRRLLALAIAFVGVTLLAAGLVPDDTTVLLLLALAGVGAGVAANTGHALLDQETEDHRRARTTEHLHAVVRVYVALGAVVAPVLAAAIGPHRLENGKFVFAHGGAAFVLMLLGALLLPLAALVLAKVDDRSGVPLRHDLRDALLGGDDPVPAPEANGFFIALEGGDGAGKSTQAEALAEWIRGKGHEVVLTREPGATPVGKRLRSILLDVSSAGLSHRAEALLYAADRAEHVDTVVRPALERGAVVISDRYIDSSVAYQGAGRDLSPTEIARINRWATNGLVPHLTVLLDVAPEAARERFTEAPDRLESEPAEFHARVRSGFLTLAAADPGRYLVVDAGQEAEAVTTVVRHRLDQVLPLSEAEIKAQEEARRKAEEEARRKAEEEAARKAEEERLERERLEEEARVRAEEEERKRRELEEAQRREAERQAEEARQRAEEARRKAEAERERLLAEEKARAEEEARLRAEAERRRKQAEEEERLRAEAEARRLEKQRKAEEALLRAEEARRAAEQAASAAAAGPRSAAPAAADAPRPRPVAPAPTDATVPTPIVTPGNASGGPVEDTAVLRPVRDTRDDDRTDDGRADAGRPDDAEDGARDGRDDGRASGVSEAEVTTELPMPPVPPGAADETAVLPAVEPRDADETAVLPPVTPGAADETAVLPAVREDDPADRVPPGYFREEGPAAGTDSGGEPQDSTRELPRIDPDEAAPRRRRSDWAEETPLDDLPTLADELLGSRDEDEGARGDGDRGGRGDEGGRRGRGRGRR; encoded by the coding sequence ATGACGCGAGCCGAGCAGCCAACGGCCCCTCACCCGGCCCCGGACGACGCACTGGTCGCGGACTCCCGCGAGCGCGCCGTCCGCGCCCTGCTGCGCCGTCCGCAGCTGCGGCGTTTGTGGAGCGCACAGCTCGTGGGGGGTGTCGGCGACATCCTCGCCCTCCTGGTGCTGGTCCTCCTCGCGGTCCAGGCCGCGATCGGCGCCGGCTCCTTCGGCGGCGGCTACCGGGGCGTGGCGTTCGCAGTGGCGACCGTTTTCGGCGTACGCATCCTCGCGACGCTGCTCTTCGGCGCCGTACTGCTCGGCCCCCTGACCGCGCTCACCTCGCAGGACGGTCCGCTCGACCGGCGCTGGACCATGGTCGGCGCCGACGGCCTGCGGGCCGCGCTGCTCATCGTGGCGCCGCTGTGGATCGACTGGACGCCCGACAACGCGCTCGCCGCCCTCCTGGTGACCGCCTTCGTCACCGGCGTCGCCGAGCGCTTCTGGACGGTGTGCCGGGAGAGCGCGGCCCCCGCCCTGCTGCCCGCCCCGCCCCTGGAGGGCGCGACGGTGCGGCCGCTGCCGGACCACATGGACGCACTGCGCCGCCTGTCCCTGCGGACCAGTTTCGTGGCGATCCCCCTCGCGGGCGTCGCGCTGGTCCTCGCGGGACTTCTGAACAACCTCCTGGGCGCCGGCATCGACTGGTTCGCCGAGCACCAGGCGGCGCTCGGTTCGTACGTGGCGGCCGGGCTGTTCGCCGCGTCCCTGTCCGTGGTGTCCTTCCTGGAGCTGCCCGCGGTGCGCACCCCGCGCGCGCGGTCGCCGCTGGAGGGCATGCGCCGCCCCAAGAGCGGCGGCGGTGTCGACAAGGGCCGCACCGGCGTGCTCCCGCTGCTGGTTTTCGCCTGCGCCGCGGTCGCCGCGGTGGTGGCGGCCACGGTCGCGGTCGCCGTGCTGCACGCCAAGGACCTGGGCGGCGGCCCTGTGCTGTACGGACTGACGGTGGGCGCGCTGACCGGCGGCGTCGTCGTCGGCATCCGCACGGCGCCCGCCCTGCTGCCCTCCCTGTCCCGCCGCCGGCTGCTCGCCCTGGCGATCGCCTTCGTCGGCGTCACGCTGCTGGCCGCCGGACTCGTCCCGGACGACACCACCGTGCTGCTGCTCCTCGCGCTGGCCGGCGTCGGCGCGGGCGTGGCCGCCAACACCGGGCACGCGCTGCTCGACCAGGAGACCGAGGACCACCGCCGGGCCCGGACGACCGAGCACCTGCACGCGGTCGTCCGGGTCTACGTGGCGCTCGGCGCGGTCGTCGCGCCCGTGCTGGCCGCCGCGATCGGGCCGCACCGGCTGGAGAACGGCAAGTTCGTCTTCGCCCACGGCGGCGCCGCGTTCGTCCTGATGCTGCTCGGCGCGCTGCTACTGCCGCTGGCCGCGCTGGTGCTGGCCAAGGTCGACGACCGCTCCGGCGTGCCGCTGCGGCACGACCTGCGGGACGCGCTGCTCGGCGGCGACGACCCGGTCCCCGCGCCCGAGGCGAACGGCTTCTTCATCGCCCTGGAGGGCGGCGACGGCGCCGGCAAGTCCACCCAGGCCGAGGCCCTCGCCGAGTGGATCCGCGGCAAGGGCCACGAGGTCGTGCTCACGCGCGAGCCCGGGGCGACGCCGGTGGGCAAGCGCCTGCGCTCCATCCTGCTGGACGTCTCCAGCGCCGGACTGTCGCACCGCGCGGAGGCGCTGCTGTACGCCGCCGACCGCGCGGAGCACGTCGACACCGTGGTCCGGCCCGCCCTGGAGCGCGGCGCCGTGGTCATCTCCGACCGCTACATCGACTCCTCGGTCGCCTACCAGGGCGCCGGCCGCGACCTGTCGCCGACCGAGATCGCCCGCATCAACCGCTGGGCCACCAACGGGCTCGTACCGCACCTGACCGTGCTGCTCGACGTGGCGCCGGAGGCCGCGCGCGAGCGGTTCACCGAGGCGCCGGACCGGCTGGAGTCGGAGCCCGCCGAGTTCCACGCGCGCGTGCGCTCCGGTTTCCTCACCCTGGCCGCCGCCGACCCCGGGCGCTACCTCGTCGTGGACGCCGGCCAGGAGGCGGAGGCCGTCACCACCGTCGTACGCCACCGGCTCGATCAGGTGCTGCCGCTGTCCGAGGCCGAGATCAAGGCCCAGGAGGAGGCGCGTCGCAAGGCCGAGGAGGAAGCCCGCCGCAAGGCCGAGGAAGAGGCCGCGCGCAAGGCGGAGGAGGAGCGTCTGGAGCGCGAGCGCCTCGAGGAGGAGGCGCGGGTCCGCGCCGAGGAGGAGGAGCGCAAGCGGCGCGAGCTGGAGGAGGCGCAGCGGCGTGAGGCCGAGCGCCAGGCCGAGGAGGCCCGGCAGCGGGCCGAGGAAGCCCGCCGCAAGGCCGAGGCGGAGCGGGAACGTCTGCTCGCGGAGGAGAAGGCGCGGGCCGAGGAGGAGGCGCGGCTGCGGGCCGAGGCGGAGCGGCGCCGCAAGCAGGCCGAGGAGGAGGAGCGGCTGCGCGCCGAGGCCGAGGCCCGGCGCCTGGAGAAGCAGCGCAAGGCCGAGGAGGCCTTGCTGCGGGCCGAGGAGGCACGCCGGGCGGCGGAGCAGGCGGCGTCGGCGGCCGCGGCCGGACCCAGGTCGGCCGCCCCGGCCGCGGCCGACGCGCCCCGCCCGAGGCCGGTCGCCCCGGCCCCCACCGACGCGACCGTACCGACCCCGATCGTGACCCCGGGCAACGCCTCCGGCGGGCCGGTGGAGGACACGGCGGTACTGCGGCCGGTGCGGGACACGCGGGACGACGACCGCACGGACGACGGCCGTGCCGACGCCGGCCGCCCCGACGACGCCGAGGACGGTGCCCGGGACGGGCGCGACGACGGCCGGGCGTCCGGGGTCTCCGAGGCCGAGGTGACCACCGAGCTGCCCATGCCGCCGGTGCCGCCCGGCGCGGCGGACGAGACCGCGGTGCTGCCGGCCGTGGAGCCGCGGGACGCCGACGAGACGGCGGTCCTGCCGCCCGTCACGCCGGGTGCCGCCGACGAGACGGCGGTCCTGCCAGCCGTACGGGAGGACGATCCCGCCGACCGCGTTCCGCCGGGCTACTTCCGGGAGGAGGGCCCGGCCGCCGGTACCGACTCCGGCGGTGAGCCCCAGGACAGCACGCGCGAGCTGCCCCGGATCGACCCCGACGAGGCCGCGCCCCGCAGGCGCCGCTCCGACTGGGCCGAGGAGACCCCCCTGGACGACCTGCCGACGCTGGCCGACGAACTGCTCGGGTCCCGCGACGAGGACGAAGGCGCCCGGGGCGACGGCGACCGCGGAGGCCGCGGTGACGAGGGCGGCCGCCGGGGCAGGGGCCGGGGACGACGCTGA
- a CDS encoding DNA polymerase III subunit delta', whose protein sequence is MSVWDDLVGQEKVSEPLAAAARDADAFVTAAAADGPLPQATSMTHAWLFTGPPGSGVAQTARAFAAALQCVSPDRALGGVPGCGFCDGCHTALIGTHADVSTVVAMGAEIRAQDMRDTVRKSFTSPANGRWQVILVEEAERLNEKSANAVLKAVEEPAPRTVWLLCAPSVEDVLPTIRSRCRHLNLSTPSVGAVADMLVRREGIEPDVAAAAARATQGHIERARRLATDKAARDRRAAVLKLPLRVEDVGSALKAAQELVDAAAEDAKQLAEEMDAKETEELKAALGAAQGGRLPRGTAGVMKDLEADQKRRKARTQRNSLDLALSELTGFYRDVLALQLGSRVAIANADAEDTLERLARTGTPESTLRRIEAIAACGEALDRNVPPLLAVEAMTMALRAG, encoded by the coding sequence ATGAGCGTGTGGGACGACCTCGTCGGGCAGGAGAAGGTGAGCGAGCCGCTCGCCGCCGCTGCCCGGGACGCCGACGCCTTCGTCACCGCCGCCGCGGCCGACGGCCCGTTGCCGCAGGCGACGAGCATGACGCACGCCTGGCTGTTCACCGGCCCGCCCGGCTCGGGCGTGGCCCAGACGGCCCGGGCCTTCGCCGCCGCACTACAGTGCGTGAGCCCCGACCGCGCCCTCGGCGGCGTCCCCGGCTGCGGCTTCTGCGACGGATGCCACACGGCGCTGATCGGCACCCACGCGGACGTCAGCACGGTGGTCGCCATGGGCGCCGAGATCCGCGCCCAGGACATGCGGGACACCGTCCGCAAGTCGTTCACCTCCCCCGCGAACGGCCGCTGGCAGGTCATCCTCGTCGAGGAGGCCGAGCGGCTGAACGAGAAGTCGGCCAACGCCGTCCTGAAGGCCGTGGAGGAGCCCGCCCCGCGCACCGTCTGGCTGCTGTGCGCCCCCTCCGTCGAGGACGTCCTGCCCACGATCCGCTCCCGCTGCCGCCACCTGAACCTGAGCACACCGTCGGTCGGGGCCGTCGCCGACATGCTCGTCCGGCGCGAGGGCATCGAGCCGGACGTCGCCGCCGCGGCGGCCCGCGCCACCCAGGGCCACATCGAACGCGCCCGCCGCCTGGCCACCGACAAGGCCGCCCGGGACCGCCGGGCCGCGGTGCTGAAGCTGCCGCTGCGGGTCGAGGACGTCGGCAGCGCCCTCAAGGCGGCCCAGGAACTGGTCGACGCCGCCGCCGAGGACGCCAAGCAGCTCGCCGAGGAGATGGACGCCAAGGAGACCGAGGAACTCAAGGCGGCCCTGGGCGCGGCGCAGGGCGGCCGGCTCCCGCGCGGCACCGCGGGCGTGATGAAGGACCTGGAGGCCGACCAGAAACGCCGCAAGGCGCGCACGCAGCGCAACAGCCTCGACCTCGCCCTGTCCGAGCTCACCGGCTTCTACCGCGACGTCCTCGCACTCCAGCTCGGCTCGCGCGTGGCGATCGCCAACGCCGACGCGGAGGACACCCTGGAGCGGCTCGCCCGCACCGGCACGCCCGAGTCCACCCTGCGCCGCATCGAGGCGATCGCCGCCTGCGGGGAGGCCCTGGACCGCAACGTGCCCCCGCTCCTCGCGGTGGAGGCGATGACGATGGCACTCAGAGCGGGCTGA
- a CDS encoding alpha/beta hydrolase has product MHTRRTHRRTRTGSTRLRATLLAAALLATACSAGGASTSAGSPAAEAAGSTEAATTALTPLPKSTPSELSPYYGQKLAWRDCGVPGFQCATMKAPLDYAKPGNGDVRLAVARKKATGPGKRLGSLLVNPGGPGGSAIGYLQQYAGIGYPAKVRAQYDMVAVDPRGVARSEPVECLDGRRMDAYTRTDVTPDDAGETDELVDAYKEFAEGCGADAPKLLRHVSTVEAARDMDVLRAVLGDEKLTYVGASYGTFLGATYAGLFPDRTGRLVLDGAMDPSLPARRMNLEQTEGFETAFQSFAKDCVKQSDCPLGDKGTAPEQVGKNLKSFFDALDAKPLPAGDADGRKLTESLATTGVIAAMYDEGAWPQLRESLTSAMKENDGAGLLILSDSYYEREADGGYSNLMFANAAVNCLDLPAAFSSPDEVREALPDFEKASPVFGEGLAWSSLNCAYWPVKPTGEPHRIEAAGATPIVVVGTTRDPATPYRWAEALSDQLSTGHLLTYEGDGHTAYGRGSACIDSAINTYLLSGTAPDDGKRCS; this is encoded by the coding sequence ATGCACACAAGGCGCACTCACCGCAGGACCCGCACCGGCAGCACCCGCTTGCGAGCCACGCTGCTCGCCGCCGCGCTGCTCGCCACCGCCTGCTCCGCCGGGGGCGCGTCGACGTCCGCCGGATCCCCCGCGGCGGAGGCGGCGGGCTCGACGGAGGCGGCGACGACGGCCCTGACCCCCCTGCCGAAGAGCACGCCCTCCGAGCTGTCGCCGTACTACGGGCAGAAGCTCGCCTGGCGCGACTGCGGCGTCCCCGGCTTCCAGTGCGCCACCATGAAGGCCCCGCTCGACTACGCCAAGCCCGGCAACGGCGACGTCCGGCTCGCCGTGGCCCGCAAGAAGGCCACGGGGCCGGGCAAACGCCTCGGCTCGCTGCTGGTCAACCCGGGCGGACCGGGCGGCTCGGCGATCGGCTACCTCCAGCAGTACGCGGGCATCGGCTACCCCGCCAAGGTCCGCGCCCAGTACGACATGGTGGCGGTCGACCCCCGGGGCGTGGCCCGCAGCGAGCCCGTCGAATGCCTCGACGGCCGCCGGATGGACGCGTACACGCGGACCGACGTCACACCGGACGACGCGGGCGAGACGGACGAGCTGGTCGACGCCTACAAGGAGTTCGCCGAGGGCTGCGGAGCGGACGCGCCGAAGCTGCTGCGCCACGTGTCGACGGTCGAGGCGGCGCGGGACATGGACGTACTGCGCGCGGTGCTGGGCGACGAGAAGCTGACCTACGTCGGGGCGTCGTACGGCACGTTCCTGGGCGCGACCTACGCCGGCCTGTTCCCGGACCGGACCGGCCGCCTGGTCCTGGACGGCGCGATGGACCCCTCGCTGCCCGCGCGCCGCATGAACCTGGAGCAGACCGAGGGCTTCGAGACGGCGTTCCAGTCCTTCGCGAAGGACTGCGTGAAGCAGTCCGACTGCCCGCTCGGCGACAAGGGCACCGCCCCGGAGCAGGTCGGCAAGAACCTCAAGTCCTTCTTCGACGCACTGGACGCCAAGCCGCTCCCCGCCGGAGACGCCGACGGCCGCAAGCTCACCGAGTCCCTCGCCACCACCGGCGTGATCGCGGCGATGTACGACGAGGGAGCCTGGCCGCAGCTGCGCGAGTCCCTGACCTCGGCGATGAAGGAGAACGACGGCGCCGGTCTGCTGATCCTCTCCGACAGCTACTACGAGCGCGAGGCCGACGGCGGCTACAGCAACCTGATGTTCGCCAACGCCGCGGTCAACTGCCTCGACCTCCCCGCCGCCTTCTCCTCCCCGGACGAGGTGCGCGAGGCCCTTCCCGACTTCGAGAAGGCGTCCCCGGTCTTCGGCGAGGGCCTCGCCTGGTCCTCCCTGAACTGCGCGTACTGGCCGGTGAAACCCACGGGCGAGCCGCACCGCATCGAGGCTGCCGGCGCCACCCCGATCGTCGTGGTCGGCACCACCCGCGACCCGGCCACCCCCTACCGCTGGGCCGAGGCCCTCTCCGACCAGCTCTCCACCGGCCACCTCCTCACCTACGAGGGCGACGGCCACACCGCCTACGGCCGGGGCAGCGCCTGCATCGACTCGGCGATCAACACCTACCTCCTGAGCGGCACCGCCCCGGACGACGGCAAGCGCTGCTCGTAG
- a CDS encoding alpha/beta hydrolase has translation MPQEYTDPEGAQIPLAVMRHRATDPDQRIGSLVFNPGGPGVAATETLRNLPKTAGTPGAFSPAVLARFDVIAMDPRGVGQSQAVRCLTDKQRADAAGTSFDPAIPGGKPLPRLLADAAAFTDGCAKNQNKKFLASLSTDNVARDIDQVRSALGEDKITYYGLSYGTVVGPMYATLFPHRVRQMVLDAPVDTNQWFGNSLPFQNDVAVASERTLNAWFKTCRAEGAAVCPFGAGDPEAAFDTLIDTLEAEPLKIAPAKGATPGGELDGAKALETTRALAGDQNTWPLLTSALLAAQKGNGAPLHTLWSSVTVSPFPVPTAMFETHTAVRCADWQTPAGIAAHKAAATKAVAEAKRIGTRAAYSALNCARWPAPNKDRVTKPLTGAGAPPALVVAGRLDPVTPHHWAENMTRTLDSAVLLTREGVGHGSYGINSCVNSAVDAALLHGTHPADGTVCKTDTPATTHPLVPARR, from the coding sequence GTGCCGCAGGAATACACCGACCCCGAGGGCGCGCAGATCCCGCTCGCGGTCATGCGGCACCGGGCCACCGATCCCGACCAGCGCATCGGCAGCCTGGTCTTCAACCCGGGCGGACCCGGGGTCGCCGCCACCGAGACACTGCGTAATCTGCCCAAGACAGCCGGTACTCCGGGCGCTTTCTCGCCCGCTGTGCTCGCCAGATTCGACGTCATCGCGATGGACCCGCGCGGCGTCGGCCAATCGCAGGCCGTTCGCTGCCTGACCGACAAGCAGCGAGCCGACGCCGCCGGCACCTCCTTCGACCCGGCGATCCCCGGGGGCAAGCCTCTGCCGCGACTGCTGGCCGATGCCGCCGCGTTCACCGACGGCTGCGCCAAGAACCAGAACAAAAAGTTCCTGGCCAGCCTGTCCACCGACAACGTGGCCCGCGACATCGACCAGGTCCGTTCCGCGCTCGGCGAGGACAAGATCACGTACTACGGCTTGTCCTACGGGACCGTGGTCGGCCCGATGTACGCCACCCTGTTCCCCCACCGCGTCCGCCAGATGGTGCTCGACGCGCCCGTCGACACCAACCAGTGGTTCGGCAACTCCCTCCCCTTCCAGAACGACGTCGCCGTGGCAAGTGAGCGAACCCTCAACGCCTGGTTCAAGACCTGCCGCGCCGAAGGGGCCGCAGTGTGCCCGTTCGGGGCAGGCGACCCGGAGGCGGCGTTCGACACACTCATCGACACGCTGGAAGCGGAACCTCTGAAGATCGCACCCGCCAAGGGCGCCACCCCGGGTGGCGAACTCGACGGCGCCAAGGCCCTGGAGACCACCCGAGCCCTGGCCGGCGACCAGAACACCTGGCCGTTGCTGACCTCGGCGCTGCTGGCCGCACAGAAGGGCAACGGCGCACCCCTCCACACCCTGTGGAGCAGCGTCACGGTATCCCCCTTCCCCGTCCCCACCGCGATGTTCGAGACCCACACCGCCGTACGCTGCGCCGACTGGCAGACCCCGGCCGGCATCGCCGCGCACAAGGCCGCAGCCACCAAGGCTGTTGCTGAGGCGAAGCGGATCGGGACCCGGGCCGCCTACTCCGCCCTGAACTGCGCTCGGTGGCCCGCGCCGAACAAGGACCGCGTCACCAAGCCGCTCACAGGCGCCGGTGCGCCCCCGGCGCTGGTGGTCGCAGGCCGACTGGACCCCGTCACCCCCCACCACTGGGCCGAGAACATGACCCGGACCCTGGACTCCGCGGTCCTGCTCACACGTGAAGGAGTCGGACACGGCTCCTACGGCATCAACTCGTGTGTCAACAGCGCGGTTGACGCCGCACTCCTCCACGGCACACACCCCGCCGACGGCACCGTGTGCAAGACGGACACGCCCGCGACCACCCACCCCCTCGTCCCTGCGAGGCGTTGA
- a CDS encoding TetR/AcrR family transcriptional regulator gives METREKILQAAAEMIAEDMTAKLSVRAVAARAGVSTGSLRFHFPTQRALQDSLLARIYDNLLPGDPIRDRTLPPHERLLNCLRQVLAPLGTNKDARTAWSTIYRNFIEPEPTGPVRAAYLAHEREAERLVEHWLAVLAGEGALPPGDHTRNVRFLLTVLNGLSVERALPTRESVLIAETETLNAAVDHVLSTGLAPSAGPTRP, from the coding sequence ATGGAAACACGGGAAAAGATCCTCCAGGCCGCTGCGGAGATGATCGCCGAGGACATGACGGCCAAGCTGAGCGTGCGCGCGGTCGCCGCGCGTGCGGGAGTGAGCACCGGATCGCTGAGATTCCACTTCCCCACCCAGCGCGCCCTGCAGGACAGCCTGCTCGCACGGATCTACGACAACCTGCTGCCCGGCGACCCGATCCGCGACCGGACGCTGCCGCCCCACGAACGGCTGCTGAACTGCCTGCGGCAGGTTCTCGCACCGCTCGGCACCAATAAGGACGCGCGAACCGCATGGAGCACGATCTACCGGAACTTCATCGAACCCGAGCCGACCGGACCGGTACGCGCCGCATACCTTGCCCATGAGCGGGAGGCGGAGCGCCTGGTCGAACACTGGCTGGCTGTGCTCGCCGGCGAAGGCGCACTGCCCCCGGGAGACCACACCCGCAACGTCAGATTCCTCCTCACCGTCCTCAACGGACTCTCGGTCGAACGCGCCCTGCCCACCCGCGAATCCGTCCTCATCGCCGAGACCGAGACCCTCAACGCCGCGGTCGACCACGTCCTCTCCACCGGACTCGCACCGTCCGCCGGGCCGACTCGGCCGTGA